Sequence from the [Bacteroides] pectinophilus genome:
CTTGATGTAGATAATGAATCGGCAATTCAGGAATCAATATCAAAGCTGATCAGTGATAAGACTGTTCTTATAATTGCGCACCGAATGAGAACTGTAGATGGGGTTGACAGAATAGTTGTTCTTAAAGGTGGAACTGTGGCTGAGCAGGGCACTCCAAAGCAGCTTAAGGCGCAGAACGGAATATACAGACATATGGTGGATATGCAGCTCGCATCGGAGCAGTGGAAATACTGTTAAAAATGCATTATAAATGCCAATAAATATTTGTTTTGGGTATTGTATTTTCTCCGGTTTGACAGTAAGATAGTTAAGTATTCAAAGATTGGAGAAAGATATGAAGAAGAAACAAATCGGAATGCTTATATTTATCGCACTGATTGCGGTACTTTGCATTATATCATTCAGAACACCGGGGACGATTGCAGATTCTGAGAGTTACAGATGTGCGGCTTATTCAACAATATTGTCACTGCTGCTGGGGCTGCTGCTCATGTATTAAGGAATGCCACTTTGATGCGATAGGTCTCTATCTTGGAGCTGATATGGGAGGAATGGGAAGTGTCATGACAGTTAATTCCAAGGGACAGTTTCTTAACTGGAATATCCATAAGACAGACGGAAGCACAGAGACAATAGTTATTGATAAGAAAGAATCTAATAAATATTAAATTATACTTCGCAGGGAGGAATTATTAATGGAAAAGTTATCACATTTGGATCAGCTGGAGGCAGAGGCAATATACATAATCCGTGAAGTTGCGGCAGAGTGTGAGAAGCCTGTAATGCTCTATTCAATCGGAAAGGACAGCTCAGTAATGCTTCATCTTGCAATGAAGGCATTCTATCCTGAGAAACCGCCATTCCCATTCTTACATGTTAATACAACATGGAAGTTCAAGGAGATGATAAAGTTCCGCGATGAGCAGGCTAAGAAGCTTGGCATAGAGATGCTTGAGTATATCAACGAAGACGGAGTTAAGCAGGGAATAAATCCTTTTGACCACGGCTCAGCATATACCGACATCATGAAGACACAGGCATTGAAGCAGGCACTTAATAAGTATGGCTTCACGGCAGCATTCGGCGGTGGACGAAGAGATGAGGAGAAGTCAAGAGCCAAGGAGAGAATCTTCTCATTCCGTAACGAGAATCATGCGTGGGATCCTAAGAATCAGAGACCTGAGATGTGGAAGCTCTACAATTCAAAGATTCACAAGGGTGAGAGCATAAGAGTATTTCCTATCTCTAATTGGACTGAGACAGACATCTGGCAGTATATAAAGAGAGAGAATATAGAGATAGTACCTCTCTATTTTGCAGATGTAAGACCGGTTGTATACCGTGACGGTAATATTATCATGGTTGATGATGACAGAATGAAGTTAAGGCCGGACGAAAAGATTGAGATGAAGAGTGTAAGATTCCGTACGCTCGGATGCTATCCGCTTACAGGCGGCGTTGAGTCAACAGCCAGGACACTTGATGAGATTATAGACGAGACACTTTCTGCAGTATCATCTGAGAGAACTACAAGAGTTATTGATAATGAGGCGGCAGGCAGCATGGAGAGAAGAAAAAGGGAGGGTTATTTCTAGGATGAGAAGCTTATTAAAATTTATAACATGCGGAAGCGTGGATGACGGCAAGTCAACACTTATCGGACATATTTTGTATGATTCAAAGCTTTTATATGCAGATCAGGAGAAGGCACTGGAGCTTGACAGTAAGGTCGGAAGCCGTGGCGGTGCAATAGATTATTCACTCCTTCTTGACGGACTTATGGCTGAGAGAGAGCAGGGAATTACAATTGACGTAGCTTACAGATATTTCACAACAGATAACAGAAGCTTTATCGTTGCTGATACTCCGGGACATGAGGAGTACACACGTAACATGGCTGTAGGTGCTTCATTTGCAGACCTCGCGGTAATCCTTATTGATGCCAAGCAGGGTGTTCTCGTTCAGACAAGAAGACATGCAAGAATCTGTGCACTTATGGGTATTAAGTACTTTGTATTCGCGGTTAATAAGATGGATCTTGTCGGATATGATGAGAACAGATTCAATGAGATAAAAAAACAGGTTGAAGAGCTTGCAGATGAACTTAAGCTTGAGAGCATCTACATTATTCCGGTATCGGCTACAGAAGGTGACAACGTAACAACGAAGTCAGAGAACATACCTTGGTATAAGGGAGAGGCGCTTCTTCCATATCTTGAGAATATTGATGTTACCGAGAAGAAGCAGGAAGAGGGCTTCTACATGCCTGTACAGAGAGTATGCCGTCCTGACCATACATACAGAGGCTTCCAGGGGCAGATTGAATCAGGAGAGATTAAGACAGGTGATGAGATTATAACACTTCCAAGCAATGAGCGCGCTCATGTTAAGAGCATTCTTGTAGGTGACAGGGACTCAGACCATGCATTCATGGGTCAGCCTGTTACAATCCAGCTCGACAGGGAAGTGGATGTATCAAGAGGCTGTGTGCTTGCTGCGGGTAATAAGCTTCCTATAAGCAAATCATTTACAGCTACAATCCTGTGGATGGATGACAAGGAGCTTACACCGGGAACAGACTACATCGT
This genomic interval carries:
- the cysD gene encoding sulfate adenylyltransferase subunit CysD, with protein sequence MEKLSHLDQLEAEAIYIIREVAAECEKPVMLYSIGKDSSVMLHLAMKAFYPEKPPFPFLHVNTTWKFKEMIKFRDEQAKKLGIEMLEYINEDGVKQGINPFDHGSAYTDIMKTQALKQALNKYGFTAAFGGGRRDEEKSRAKERIFSFRNENHAWDPKNQRPEMWKLYNSKIHKGESIRVFPISNWTETDIWQYIKRENIEIVPLYFADVRPVVYRDGNIIMVDDDRMKLRPDEKIEMKSVRFRTLGCYPLTGGVESTARTLDEIIDETLSAVSSERTTRVIDNEAAGSMERRKREGYF
- a CDS encoding GTP-binding protein; its protein translation is MRSLLKFITCGSVDDGKSTLIGHILYDSKLLYADQEKALELDSKVGSRGGAIDYSLLLDGLMAEREQGITIDVAYRYFTTDNRSFIVADTPGHEEYTRNMAVGASFADLAVILIDAKQGVLVQTRRHARICALMGIKYFVFAVNKMDLVGYDENRFNEIKKQVEELADELKLESIYIIPVSATEGDNVTTKSENIPWYKGEALLPYLENIDVTEKKQEEGFYMPVQRVCRPDHTYRGFQGQIESGEIKTGDEIITLPSNERAHVKSILVGDRDSDHAFMGQPVTIQLDREVDVSRGCVLAAGNKLPISKSFTATILWMDDKELTPGTDYIVKLGTKQMPAILKNIQYKIDVNTGAYIPANSLKKNEIAVCDISLQEEIVLDEFKKHKTLGELILIDRITNMTSACGVVEKPSVDDSRDLKTAFVYGSLKANGDIFEEFYYNLDSMTINKVRPSGRTYTVGDEIPVNGESYSYPDSFDVVVLRDKVAVKVRDRKVESIGELADYKYSGVPVINGRGFEVKVNDEASYAAFAEELAQQKDSISSGFFNKWLTFETYRKIVFKDEIWN